The Methanomassiliicoccales archaeon genome has a segment encoding these proteins:
- a CDS encoding glycosyltransferase family 4 protein: protein MKVLRVASDIYPDTPGGLGIHVHEMSKQQSKMGYDVTVVTSMTPSNKKRYEERDGYKIVRLPTPVRMLGNSFQIGLVTYLLQNRSKFDIIHAHAHLFFSTNIAALIRRTGGPPLVITNHGVYSTSASKTLQDLYFPMVGIPTLKTADAILCYTEPDKETILKFGVREDRIRVIHNGIDASLFTPAASKPEIPQVLWMGRMVKGKGLEFLIEAFRDLKNKGIVFKAVLVGKGPDREKVDQSLLQYGLKDQVRVIENVNQESAVQLYRESTVFALPSNHEGMPRTLLESMSSGTPFVCTDLPQLVDLAVGCGLTAKYGDVAGIAAGLEAYLTDRKLVEEQGMFGRQKVLDHYSWKETVAKTVGVYHELVDARTST from the coding sequence ATGAAGGTCCTCCGAGTAGCAAGCGATATCTACCCAGACACTCCGGGAGGGCTTGGAATCCATGTTCATGAGATGTCCAAGCAGCAAAGCAAGATGGGATACGATGTCACGGTGGTAACATCGATGACGCCGTCCAACAAGAAGCGTTACGAAGAGCGTGACGGTTACAAGATCGTCCGTCTGCCGACACCTGTCAGGATGTTGGGTAACTCCTTCCAGATCGGTCTGGTGACCTATCTTCTCCAGAATCGTTCCAAGTTCGATATAATCCACGCCCATGCTCATCTTTTCTTTTCAACCAACATCGCGGCCTTGATACGCAGAACGGGCGGTCCGCCCCTCGTGATCACTAACCATGGGGTCTATTCGACCAGCGCATCCAAGACCCTGCAGGACCTCTATTTCCCGATGGTTGGGATCCCCACGCTGAAGACGGCAGACGCCATCCTTTGCTACACCGAACCGGACAAGGAGACGATCCTAAAGTTCGGCGTGCGTGAGGACCGCATCCGCGTCATACACAACGGGATCGACGCTTCCCTGTTCACCCCCGCGGCCAGCAAACCGGAGATCCCTCAGGTCCTTTGGATGGGCCGGATGGTCAAGGGAAAGGGGCTGGAGTTCCTGATCGAGGCGTTCAGGGACCTTAAGAACAAGGGGATCGTGTTCAAGGCGGTGCTGGTGGGCAAGGGGCCGGACCGGGAAAAGGTGGACCAGTCCCTGCTCCAATACGGCCTCAAGGACCAGGTCCGGGTGATAGAGAACGTGAACCAGGAGAGCGCGGTCCAGCTATACCGGGAATCCACGGTGTTCGCCCTTCCGAGCAACCATGAGGGCATGCCGCGCACGTTGCTCGAGTCCATGAGCAGCGGGACCCCGTTCGTCTGCACCGACCTTCCTCAGCTGGTCGACCTGGCAGTGGGATGCGGCCTTACCGCCAAGTATGGTGACGTTGCAGGCATCGCCGCCGGGCTGGAGGCGTACCTCACGGACAGGAAACTGGTCGAGGAACAGGGCATGTTCGGGCGGCAGAAGGTGCTGGACCACTACTCCTGGAAGGAAACGGTCGCCAAGACGGTCGGGGTGTACCATGAGCTGGTGGACGCCCGCACAAGTACATGA